From the genome of bacterium, one region includes:
- the pstS gene encoding phosphate ABC transporter substrate-binding protein PstS, producing the protein MCLTVAAAAAGVAAAADLTGAGATFPYPLYAQWADSYKKLTGVGLNYQSIGSGGGIAQIKAQTVDFGASDAPLTKADLDAAGLVQFPMIVGGVVPVVNLEGIAPGALKLSAALLADIYLGGVKKWNDPAIAALNPGLALPARDITVVHRADGSGTTWIFTNYLDKVSPAWHGKVGCGKEVAWPAGVGGKGNEGVAAYVQRIKGSVGYVEYAYALQNKLTHILLENHAGKFVAPTQASFQAAAAGADWSAAPGLYLVLTDQPGDASWPITGASFVLIHREQRDASRAKSLLDFFAWCFAEGDAAASNLDYVPMPDDVVALVETVWRSEVKSAGSAVWK; encoded by the coding sequence ATGTGCCTGACCGTCGCCGCGGCCGCCGCCGGCGTCGCCGCCGCCGCCGACCTGACTGGTGCGGGCGCCACCTTCCCCTACCCGCTCTACGCGCAGTGGGCCGACTCCTACAAGAAGCTGACCGGCGTGGGCCTGAACTACCAGTCGATCGGCTCGGGCGGCGGCATCGCGCAGATCAAGGCGCAGACCGTCGATTTCGGCGCCTCGGACGCGCCCCTGACCAAGGCGGACCTCGACGCGGCCGGACTGGTGCAGTTCCCCATGATCGTCGGGGGTGTGGTGCCGGTGGTGAACCTCGAGGGGATCGCCCCGGGCGCGCTGAAGCTGTCGGCGGCGCTGCTGGCCGACATCTACCTCGGCGGCGTGAAGAAGTGGAACGACCCCGCCATCGCCGCCCTGAACCCGGGCCTGGCCTTGCCCGCGCGCGACATCACCGTGGTCCACCGCGCCGACGGGTCGGGCACGACCTGGATCTTCACGAACTACCTCGACAAGGTCTCGCCCGCCTGGCACGGCAAGGTCGGCTGCGGCAAGGAGGTCGCCTGGCCCGCCGGCGTGGGCGGCAAGGGCAACGAGGGCGTCGCCGCCTACGTCCAGCGCATCAAGGGCTCCGTCGGCTACGTCGAGTATGCCTACGCCCTGCAGAACAAGCTGACCCACATCCTGCTGGAGAACCACGCCGGGAAGTTCGTGGCGCCCACCCAGGCGTCCTTCCAGGCCGCGGCCGCCGGCGCCGACTGGAGCGCGGCGCCCGGCCTGTACCTGGTGCTCACCGACCAGCCCGGCGACGCCAGCTGGCCGATCACGGGCGCCTCGTTCGTGCTGATCCACCGCGAGCAGCGCGACGCCTCCCGCGCGAAGTCGCTGCTCGACTTCTTCGCCTGGTGCTTCGCCGAGGGCGACGCCGCCGCCAGCAACCTCGACTACGTGCCGATGCCCGACGACGTGGTCGCGCTGGTCGAGACCGTCTGGCGCAGCGAGGTGAAGTCCGCGGGCTCAGCGGTCTGGAAGTGA